A genomic region of Marinobacter sp. NP-4(2019) contains the following coding sequences:
- a CDS encoding cell wall metabolism sensor histidine kinase WalK encodes MVKTLYTRLALGLFLLLLAVGLLYTFISLYSLREYTASVNQELHRDLAKNLVSDRNLVNEGELDRSALKELFALYMTINPSIEIYLLDLDGTILSYSADPAKIKRKQVSLEPIRRLMDDMSRYPVLGDDPRSHDRQKVFSVTPVPSMENPQGYLYVVLRGEEYDAAETMARGGQLLELSAWALLVSLAVVMIAGLAVFRLLTRRLTLLTRLVEDFEHSDMSRKPVSTWRDRRPVVRDEIDYLGVTFDDMARRIASQIEQLTEKDAQRRQLVAQVSHDLRTPLASMQGYIESLKLRRDRLSPEE; translated from the coding sequence ATGGTGAAGACTCTCTATACCCGGCTGGCGTTGGGGCTGTTCCTGTTGTTACTGGCCGTCGGCCTGCTGTACACCTTTATCAGTCTGTACTCGCTGCGGGAGTACACGGCGTCGGTGAACCAGGAACTGCACCGGGACCTGGCGAAAAACCTGGTGTCGGACAGAAACCTGGTCAATGAGGGAGAGCTTGACCGCAGCGCCCTGAAAGAGCTGTTCGCGTTATACATGACCATCAATCCCAGCATTGAAATCTATCTGCTGGATCTGGACGGTACCATCCTTTCCTACTCTGCCGACCCGGCAAAGATCAAGCGCAAGCAGGTCTCACTGGAGCCCATTCGGCGGTTAATGGACGATATGAGCCGCTACCCCGTGTTGGGCGATGATCCCCGCAGCCATGATCGGCAGAAGGTTTTTTCTGTGACCCCCGTGCCATCAATGGAGAATCCGCAAGGCTATCTCTACGTGGTGCTCCGGGGGGAGGAATACGACGCTGCGGAAACCATGGCCCGTGGCGGCCAGTTGCTGGAGCTGAGCGCCTGGGCCCTGCTGGTCAGCCTGGCGGTGGTGATGATTGCGGGGCTGGCGGTCTTCCGGTTGCTGACCCGTCGACTGACATTACTGACCCGGCTGGTGGAGGATTTCGAGCACAGTGACATGAGCCGGAAGCCTGTCAGTACCTGGCGTGACCGGCGGCCCGTGGTACGTGACGAAATCGACTACCTGGGTGTCACCTTTGATGACATGGCCCGCCGCATTGCCTCCCAGATCGAACAGCTGACGGAAAAGGATGCTCAGCGCCGCCAACTGGTGGCCCAGGTGTCCCACGACCTGCGCACGCCCCTGGCGTCTATGCAGGGCTACATTGAAAGTCTGAAACTGCGGCGGGATCGCCTCAGCCCGGAAGAATAG
- a CDS encoding sensor histidine kinase, producing the protein MSRLVDELFELAALEAREKQPVPEPFPLAELVHDVVQKHGREARSRQLELVVKGDPDQPLAYADLAMTERVLDNLIGNAIAYSPAGGRIEVAFGQADGLPEVCVRDSGPGIPEQDLPHIFDPFYRGESSDGEGGHAGLGLAIARRIMTLQGGDITVENLNSGGASFCIRLPVKPSN; encoded by the coding sequence TTGAGCCGTCTGGTGGATGAGTTGTTCGAACTGGCCGCCCTGGAAGCCCGGGAAAAGCAGCCGGTACCGGAACCTTTCCCGCTGGCGGAGCTGGTGCATGATGTGGTTCAGAAGCATGGGCGGGAAGCGCGCAGCAGACAGTTGGAGCTGGTCGTCAAAGGTGATCCGGATCAGCCCCTGGCCTATGCGGACCTCGCCATGACCGAGCGGGTACTGGATAACCTGATCGGTAATGCCATCGCCTACAGTCCGGCCGGAGGGCGGATCGAAGTGGCATTCGGGCAGGCGGACGGCCTGCCCGAAGTCTGCGTACGGGACAGTGGCCCCGGTATACCGGAGCAGGACCTGCCCCACATCTTTGACCCGTTCTACCGCGGTGAATCTTCCGACGGAGAAGGCGGCCATGCCGGCCTCGGGCTGGCGATTGCCCGCCGGATCATGACCCTTCAGGGGGGCGATATCACTGTTGAAAACCTGAATTCCGGCGGCGCATCCTTTTGTATACGGTTACCGGTCAAACCCTCGAACTGA
- the msrB gene encoding peptide-methionine (R)-S-oxide reductase MsrB codes for MKRYLLLMSMVAALALIGFQVGASNETDSKYAPDDPDLAIATFAGGCFWCVEEMYEEKVPGVVEVVSGYSGGDEKDPSYKQVSGGRTGHTEAVQVYYDPDVITYEGLLQALWRTANPTDAKGQYVDRGSQYRPAIFYHNEEQKRAAEASVRALKESGRYDDPVVIEIVPFKSFYDAEEYHQDYYKKNPVRYKFYTFNSGRYQFIEKVWGDEQEVDYSQYQPEEDNMKNNARDLQSFVKPDDEELKRMLTKEQYYVTQEDGTERAFANEYWDEKRPGLYVDVVSGEPLFSSRDKYRSGTGWPSFTRPIADDVVVEKEDRSLFMTRTEIRSAIADSHLGHVFNDGPPPTGLRYCMNSAALRFIPLERMEEEGYGQYISEVKPDSGSPVAASQP; via the coding sequence ATGAAACGGTATCTGTTATTGATGTCCATGGTAGCGGCCCTGGCACTGATCGGTTTCCAGGTTGGCGCTTCCAATGAGACGGACTCAAAATACGCACCCGACGATCCTGACTTGGCGATAGCAACCTTCGCCGGCGGATGTTTCTGGTGTGTGGAAGAAATGTATGAGGAGAAAGTGCCGGGGGTTGTCGAGGTGGTATCCGGTTACAGTGGTGGTGACGAAAAAGATCCCTCCTATAAACAGGTCTCTGGCGGTCGTACCGGCCACACCGAGGCGGTCCAGGTCTATTACGATCCGGATGTCATCACCTACGAAGGCCTGCTTCAGGCTCTGTGGCGCACTGCAAATCCGACTGATGCAAAGGGTCAGTATGTGGATCGGGGCAGCCAGTATCGGCCCGCGATTTTTTATCACAATGAGGAGCAGAAGCGCGCTGCCGAGGCTTCGGTGAGGGCTCTGAAAGAGTCCGGTCGTTACGATGACCCGGTCGTGATTGAAATCGTGCCTTTCAAGTCTTTCTACGACGCCGAGGAATACCACCAGGATTATTACAAGAAGAACCCGGTGCGGTACAAGTTCTACACCTTCAATTCCGGCCGTTACCAGTTCATCGAAAAGGTCTGGGGTGACGAGCAGGAAGTTGACTACTCCCAGTATCAGCCGGAGGAGGACAACATGAAGAACAATGCGCGAGATCTGCAGTCGTTTGTGAAGCCGGACGATGAAGAGCTCAAGCGGATGCTGACCAAAGAGCAGTATTACGTGACCCAGGAAGACGGCACCGAAAGGGCATTCGCCAATGAATACTGGGACGAGAAACGCCCGGGATTGTATGTCGACGTGGTGTCCGGAGAGCCGCTGTTCTCCTCCAGGGACAAATACAGGTCCGGCACCGGGTGGCCCAGTTTTACTCGACCGATTGCGGATGACGTGGTTGTTGAGAAAGAGGACCGCTCTCTGTTCATGACTCGCACGGAAATTCGCAGTGCCATTGCCGACTCACACCTTGGGCATGTGTTCAATGACGGTCCGCCACCCACTGGCTTGCGTTACTGCATGAACTCAGCCGCGCTCCGCTTCATCCCGCTGGAGCGGATGGAGGAAGAGGGCTACGGCCAGTATATCAGTGAGGTGAAACCGGACAGTGGTAGCCCGGTGGCGGCGTCACAACCATAA
- a CDS encoding 3'-5' exonuclease, translated as MADQKNPDPESNETWPELFEQLAAEARDPRLKAFYQAGCVAPDTPLADTPLVALDFETTGLNPDEHSIVSIGLVPFSVEGIQLGQGRHWVVRPQLPLHQTSITIHGITHTDIDKAPDLDDVLAEILESMAGRVAVVHYRSIERPFFDVAMRWRLNEGIRFPVIDTMAIEAHLYPNRRPTRWQKLRGMQPVSIRLADSRTRYGLPHYPPHNALIDAIATAELLQAQVHHHFGADTAVKDLWL; from the coding sequence ATGGCTGATCAGAAGAATCCTGACCCGGAATCCAACGAAACCTGGCCGGAACTGTTCGAGCAGCTCGCGGCAGAGGCCAGGGATCCCCGACTCAAGGCCTTTTACCAGGCCGGTTGTGTCGCGCCAGACACGCCCCTGGCCGATACCCCGCTGGTGGCTCTGGATTTCGAAACCACTGGCCTGAATCCCGATGAGCATTCCATCGTCAGTATCGGCCTGGTGCCTTTTTCCGTCGAAGGCATTCAACTCGGCCAGGGTCGCCATTGGGTCGTCCGGCCACAGTTGCCACTGCACCAGACCTCCATCACCATTCACGGCATCACCCACACGGATATTGATAAGGCACCGGATTTAGATGACGTCCTGGCGGAGATACTGGAATCCATGGCGGGAAGAGTTGCGGTGGTCCATTACCGCAGTATCGAACGGCCGTTCTTCGATGTGGCGATGCGGTGGCGACTGAACGAGGGCATTCGTTTCCCGGTCATCGACACCATGGCCATCGAGGCCCATTTGTATCCCAATCGACGGCCAACACGCTGGCAAAAACTGAGGGGCATGCAACCGGTGTCCATCCGTCTCGCCGACAGCCGGACTCGTTACGGCCTGCCCCACTACCCGCCTCACAATGCACTGATCGATGCCATTGCCACGGCGGAACTCCTTCAGGCCCAGGTCCACCACCATTTCGGCGCAGACACCGCCGTCAAGGATTTATGGTTGTGA